The genomic stretch GAATTTATTCTGCTGAGGCTGCTGCACTTCAAGGGAGGCAAAAGAGATCTCTTCTTGCTTGGAGGATACCTCAGGATGATCCATGGTACTCATGAACCTTAGGAAATAtttgccaccagaattgccccaTTATGAGATGTCAGCAGCTCACTgtacaacttcatcctttttCCATAGGAAAACAAAGTAAAAGTTAGACATCTAGTCATCTACACTTGACTCTTCAATCTCATGATATACTAGAACAACTTGAATACCTTTTTGGACTAGGAGTTGCTACCATTAATCAACTCTGTGAGTGTGTGTATACATATTAGAAATCTTTACCCAATAAAAATGTTAAACTCAGCACATTTTCAAAAGGGATCATTCATAGATTTAGAAACTCAAAAGACTAATGAGTAACTTGTGGGCATTTTTTATTATCTCAAATTACAAATGTAACTGAAGCTATTTTATGTTCCCTTTCCATATGCCTCATGAGATCCAGTATTTGTCTCAGTGTTTTTTTTCCCGTTGTGTTTAAGCTTTATCCAATGCCTTCTTACTTTGTATCTCTCAAATGATCTTAGACAATTTCAAATTCTAATTCTCCCATCCAGCTACTAGTTGCAGTATATTCCACTTGTATCTCAATTAAAGGGTGTATTGTTATTCGAGAAGAAATTTATTGACTTTTTCTACTTATTGATCCTGTTCCTTATGCTCACCAAGTAAACTACGTGTTAAAAGGATCCAATTCATGGTTCAGATAAGACTTAAAAGGTAGATTGAAATTTCTACGAACAACATCACAGATCTCCATCTTTTTCCCAAATCACAGTCGCTTCTATCAACTAGCTCGCAGGCCAGTGCTGCCCGATTGAAAGGCGGTCTGCCTAACTACCGCAAGCATCCTACCATGTCATGCACAGAGGTTTGCACAAAGAAAGACCAATTCTCACCGGTGGATGGACGACCAAGTTTGGTGCGGCTATGGCGGAGGAGGTCGAAGCGCTGGGCGACGCGATGCCCGCCTGGCGGCGAAGAGCGCCGGCCGATCGCACTGCGATAGAGAGCCATCTCCTCCTCCGGCTGCTGTACGGGGCGGGTTTGTAGTAGGTTTTCGTCGGAGGATCCAGGCACGAATCTTGAAGTACCAACCGAGGGCCCTTTACCTCCGTAACATCCTAATTATACCGCGTATAACGGTTTGTGTCACGGGCCGAAGCATGCAGTTACAGAATATATCGCCGAAGACTCTCAGTCCCAACTCCGTTATGATAAATATTTCCTCAAAACCCTCAAACCAAACCCTCCGTTTGCTTCCTCTCCAGTCTCCAGCGCCAATCCGCTCTAATGGCCTTCGCCGCTGTGACCCGCGCAATCGTTTCCTCTCCCATCGCCTCTTCCCGATATCCCATGGCTTCTTTGCTTTCCAAGCGCTTGCTCCACTTAGGCTCCGCTGCGGCCGTTGCCGCACGCCCACTTGTGGGCCTCCGCCTTGCGCGTGTCTCGCCAGTGATTCCACGTCTCTCCGATATGGGAGCTGCTTCCCGCATCGGTGCGGTTAGGTGCATGGCCCGACGGCCTGGCGACTCCGGTCACTCGCCTCTGAATTCTGGCTCCCGCGGTGGTTCTGGGTTCAGCGACCGTCCGCCAACGGAAATGGCGCCTCTCTTCCCGGGATGTGACTACGAGCATTGGCTCATCGTTATGGACAAACCTGGAGGCGAGGGGGCTTCCAAGCAGCAAATGATCGATTGTTACATCCAAACCCTAGCCAAGGTTCTCGGAAGGTATTGGCTGTGTGTTTTTTATGCGGTGGCTACCTCTGTTAATTTCTGTATACTTTACCGATCAGAATTAGCAATTTTTTTGGGGGGGGACATGCCCGAGAgagagtttgatttttttttttttatcacctGTTCCTTATTTATTACAGTCGACAATTTAATGATATACTCTGCATTCGCTTTTATTTTTCTTCTGACTTAGTGAGGAGGAAGCGAAGAAGAAGGTTTACAACGTCTCATGTGAGCGATACTTTGGATTTGGATGTGAAATTGATGAGGAGACATCCAACAAGCTGGAAGGTCTGTGTCAATTCTATGAGGAACTaacattttcttaaaaaaatcctcattttttttatttaaagagAAAAAAGTGTTGTTCTGTTTCTCTgatgtttatgttttttttaaactatAATTTGTTTTGCTTTCTGAACTGAGTAACCTAGTAGGTCATTTTCCATGGAAAGTTTTTGGTTGCCACATGATGCCTTAGTCAATTTgaaatttggaaaattttatagcaTTGTTAATTTTTATCATTGCTAGGATTCTTATACATAACATTTAATTCATTTATACCgagttttaatttttcttattgagTGAAGTTTATAAGTAGTATcacttttttttaataaacaatCTAAATTCTTAACCACTCTGTTGAATATATTGTTTTAGTTGCTCAAAATTAAAGTAAATATATTTGTGACAGGTCTTCCTGGTGTTCTCTTCGTTCTTCCAGATTCCTATGTTGATGTTGAAAATAAAGATTATGGAGGTAAGTTTATTaggttttatttctttattatttcccTATTTGGTGTCAGGATTTTGTGTTTGATTACTCTGCTTATCTCTTGCATTCGTGAGTTAGATTTTTCTTCATAGTTAGTGTTCTTTTGCTAAGAATTCAAAACCTATCTCTTTGCATTCTCAAGTTAGATTTTTCTTCATAGTTAGTGTTCTTTTGCTAAGAATTCAAGCCATTGTTCTTCATTAACACCTCTTGCATACTGAATGAAATTTATTGCAAATAGAATTGTTATTATTGGAGAATTTAATAGTGTaggaatggaaaaagaatttgtatCCATAGTTTAGGAATTGATGCTTCATTTTTATTTCTATGTTGGAATTGCAGAAATTTATGTGTAAATAGAAAAGGAACTTCCATCATAAGATAAAAAATCTTCTTCGACTAAAAAGTTTACTCATCCCATTTCTGAATAAAAaatctgataaattaaaataattattacttaGGTTGATGGAAAGAATAACTAAGCTGAAGTAAAAGGGAGCAGCTATTTTGTCAGAATTTATATTCTAGCCAATTATTTGAAGTGAAGTTAATAATACTATTCTTAAAATTCATCAGGAATCCAATTATACCTGCAAGCCAAATATGTATTTAATTTTTACATGTACTTTGTTTTAATTATTGATAAAGAATAATACTAAATCTATCACAAAGCAGTGAATGCAAACTCAACTTCACTtactataattttattttctttgataTGATGTTGCTATCAATTACGGTTAGCCTGAAATGTGTACTGGATCTTGGGTAAATTCTTTTTGTCCTATATAAATATTGTTTGCTCATTTAGTTCTTCATTCTTTACCCATCATGGAGCTGAGTACTTCATGTTCGATATATTGATCCAGAATGCTGACTTGTGTATTAGAATTGTCCAAATAACATGCCAACATCATTTTTCAGCATGCCGTTTGATTTATTTCTCTCAAACTCATAatgaaaataatttccttttcaacATATAAACACTGTGACAGTAGTATAAGATCATATGTAAATAGTCACTAAATAAGGGGTATCCAATTAAAAAGTTGCTCTTTGTTTTTCTCTATGTGGTTGAAGTTGCCCATGTTTTTATTGATTAATAATATTTCCTGCTTTCAGTTGAGCATAAGTAGATACAACATGATGTACTGCTCCATATTGCCCACCAATTGAGTGTTATGTGCATTTGATGATCCAGGAAAATTGTCTTTTGAAACAATAAAATGAATCGTTCAAATATCGCAACTGATACAGTATTGAACTATTTTGATTCTGCAGCTGAATTGTTAGTGAATGGAGAAATTGTTCAAAGGCCTCCCGAGAGGCAGCGGAAAATCGAGCAAGCAACCACGCATAGAAATGACAGAGATAGACCCAGATACAACGACAGAACCCGTTATGTGAGGCGAAGGGAGAGTCAGCGATGAACTGATCATTCTTGTCATGTTAATGATTTGTGCTACTTTTATGCTATGAGAAGCTCCCTAATGTCGTATCTTCAATCTCTCAGCATTCTTCCTAATGTATGCTGTCTGGTCGTGGTTTCTTGTTCCTGTGAGGGTGAGTTACCACAGTTATGTTTCCTGATGGTGACTTTAAATAATGGTTGTTGATTGTTTGATTTAGCTGGACTTTAGGCTCAAGTTTTATGTTGTCATGACCTCATAATGAATAGGATTTTGGTCTATTGCTCCTGCCATTAGAGATGAAAATTTTATTGAGAGAAAACTTTTCGTGGATTCTTTGAAGTGGTGGACTAAGTTGTCACCATACAAGTCATAATGAATAGGATGTTGGTCTATTGCACCTGCCGTTAGAGATGAAAATTTTATTGATAGTGAAAACTTTTCGTGGATTCTTTGCAAGTGGTGAACTAGGTTGTGTCCATACAAGTGTTATTGCACTCTGACAAGATCCAAAATGGTTAGGTGTTCATGAACAAAGATAGTCTCCTTCACGATGAAGTATAAAGTATATCTTTCTTCTTTGGGGTAATGATACAGCAAGAGAGTGCCTTCAGTTTCTAAGCAATCTAAAGATTAATATTTTGATGAATtaataaatgaattttttttaatggagGTTAATTTAAGAACGTTAGATTATTCATTGTGAGTGTTTGGATTATTCATTGTGAGTGCAGGCGCTGAAAATTTTTTCTAAGACTGAACTAATCATTCTCAGAATCCGATACTAACTAAAGTAAATCTTTCTCTAGTGTTTTTATGCTTCTTGTTTCAACATTTGCTTCAACATTTCAACCAGAAATTCAATATAAAATTACCACAAATTCTAAACCAACATGATGAAAAtgaggagaaaaaaaaaacagagttgTTTCTGATAGTTTTGTTATATCCCATAAAATCTTTTTTTATTCAGGTTTTTTTTATTAAGGAAGGAGCTgtcacattttttttatttacctaAAAGCACATGTTAATTTCAAAACTACTAAAACGAGTATAAAAAAAATAGTGTTATTCTTTTTCTATCCCTCCCATCACCTCTTAAGAGGGCGTTTGATTTgtctcattttcattttcattttcattttttgaaaaacgtatgttttttgtttttcagaaaatgacttttccgcgtttttcgttttcttaTAAAACACTctcacattttttaaaaaatgaacgtGGAAAATGCAAATCAAACACGTTTTccattttttcaaaaaatgaaaacagaaaacaaTGTAAAAAACGTAAACCAAACGCCTCCTAAATCTCTCCTCTTTTGTCATTTTTCAATGCATTCATTCTCTTCAAGATTAAAAAGGATTTGATATGTTTCCATATCAGATCCACCGTTAGGCCTGATACAATCCAATATCAAACCtattttgggcctgatatggtccaaTATCAAGCCCAGTATGGACTTGATATTTTCCATATCGtgcatgttgggcctgatatggtccaaTATCAGGCTCAACGTAGGTTTAATATTTTCTCATATTAAATTCATGCATTGAAAAATAACATGGGATTTAGGAGATTGGCGGGAATGATAGAAAGAGAATAATactatttttgatatatttttttataattttaaaaataagatatttttttgGTAAATAAAAAAACATGACAACTCCTTTCCATAAAAAACAGTATTCTTTTTAATACTCATAGTAACTATTTTATTTTCAATACATTTAATTTATAACTAATTTCACTAACATGTCTATTATCTATCTATTTATTTATccatctataaaaaaaaatatatatatatatatatatatatatatatatatatatatatatataaatggaaTGTACCTTATGATTGCCAGGCGACATAGAATCCAATATAGATTCTTTGAATCCTGATGTGGGTCCCTAAATTTTGTCATCACAGCTTCAATCGCCTCTAGTATTTAGCACAGGACACAGGATGTCCAATCGCAACGAGAAATTTCAATCAATCTTTCCCGTGCCgaatagtagtgcatatcataCACTTTGGAACTAATCCATGTTGTCTGCAGCACTGTCCCAGTAAGAGATTGAGGAAGGTGAATGGTGATGAGAGCATTAGGACGGTTTGCTCATGGCAGAAACCTTCCCTCCACGATCCCAACATCGCCATTACTACTTCAGAGTTCCAGAATTTTAAAGCCAAGTCCCATCTCCAATGTTTCAAATGCAATTTTGTTCCACAGCCACCACCTGTTCGATGCAATGACTGAACCGACAATTTTATCCTTCCGCACTCTTAGTCTCCTAAAAAACAACTCTTTCGAGCCTGATCATGTCAATACTGTTCACTGCTTATCACTTAAAACCAACACCTTATCTGACCTTTCGGCCCGTACGTCCCTTCTAACTGCATATGCTGGGGCTCAGGATTTGGACTCTGCAGTAGCCCTTTTTTATGAGACTGTCACCAGAGATGTAATCTTGTGGAATGCAATTATCAGTGCGTTTGTTCTTAATTGCCATTTCAGAAGTTCTATTCTTCTGTTTCAGGAAATGGTTGAGAAGTTTGGAGAGTTTGATTCTACAACATTATTGATCGTGTTGTCTGCCTTTTCTCGCACTCGCAATCTGAAGTATGCAACAACTTTGCATGGCACCATaataaagaaaagtttttgcGTGGATGTTAATCTCTGCAATGCTTTGattgatatgtatgctaagtgTGATGACATTAGTTCTTCTGAACTAGTTTTCAAGGAGATGGAAGTCAAGGATGTGGCTTCTTGGAACTGCATGATCAATGGATGCACACATAATGAGCTACCTGAAAGATCATTGTACTATTTCAGAAAAATGAGATTCTTGAATGTTGAAGAAGATTCAGTGAGCCTATTAAGTGTGATAGCCGCTTGTTCTTTGCTTGAAGAATTATCAATTGTTGGTGAATCAGTGCATGGCCTTGCAATCAAAATGGGATATCAAACTGTGGTCACTATATCAAACTGCCTTATTTCACTCTACTTTGCACATGGGCATATTGAAGCAGCAGCAATGGTGTTTAAAGGTATCATAAACAAGAATGTAGTTTCATGGAACTCCATGGTGAGTGGATTATTGGATAATGGCCAATTGAATGAAGCATTCATCCATTTTCTGGAAATGCAGTCAAAATTCATGATTCAACCTGATGATACTTCATTAGTAGCAATCATTCCATCTTGTGGCAATTCAAACCTACTTTATGAAGGGAAATCTATTCATGCATTTGCTTTGCGAAGGGGAATAGAGCCACTGAGTTCTTCAGTAGAAAATTCATTGCTTGGCATGTACATGGAGTGTGGTGATGTTAAATCTGCAAATAATCTCTTCAAGTGGATGCCTTCAAAGGACATAATTTCATGGAACACAATGATATCTCAGTTATGTCAAAATAGTTCATTAAAGGAGGAGGCACAAATCTTATTCCGTGAATTGCTTCGAAGTGAGCTGAGATGCAACACAATTAGTTTGATGGCAATTATTCCTTCATGCAATTGTCCTGAAGATCTTTACTTCGGGAAGGCGCTTCATACTTGCCTCATCAGATATGGGTTCTCACATAGTGTTTCAGCCGTCAATGCCCTTATGCTAATGTATATCAACTCCGGTTATCTGCATGCTTCTGCCATTTTGTTAGACGGCATTTTAGGAATATCGGATGTTGTATCATGGAATACATTGATAGTGGGTTATGTGCAGAATGGTTCTTACAAGGATGCGCTAcgatattttgcattcatgcacTCCTTTTTGCCTGTGAAACCTGACTCCATCACATTCGTTAGCGCTTTATCAGCATGTGGGCACTTAGCATTGTTGTTTTATGGCCAATCTCTGCACGGGTTAGCTCTGAAGAGCCTTGTAGATTCTGATGTTAGCGTAAAGAACGCATTACTGACCATGTACTTTCGTTGCAATGATTCTAAGAGTGCAGAGGCATTGTTCAAAGTGGAAGGTGACAGGAATGTATGTACTTGGAATTGTATGATTTCTGGTTTTGTGCAGAACATTGAAGGCGGCAAGTCTTTAAAGTTGTTTCGAAGTATGGAAGGCGTACCAAATGAATTTACCATTGTTAGCATCCTGTGTGCATGCACTCAGCTAGGTGATCTCAGACATGGAAAGGAGGCTCATGGCTATGTGTTCAGGTTTTTCCTAGAAG from Zingiber officinale cultivar Zhangliang chromosome 5B, Zo_v1.1, whole genome shotgun sequence encodes the following:
- the LOC121983950 gene encoding multiple organellar RNA editing factor 2, chloroplastic-like, yielding MAFAAVTRAIVSSPIASSRYPMASLLSKRLLHLGSAAAVAARPLVGLRLARVSPVIPRLSDMGAASRIGAVRCMARRPGDSGHSPLNSGSRGGSGFSDRPPTEMAPLFPGCDYEHWLIVMDKPGGEGASKQQMIDCYIQTLAKVLGSEEEAKKKVYNVSCERYFGFGCEIDEETSNKLEGLPGVLFVLPDSYVDVENKDYGAELLVNGEIVQRPPERQRKIEQATTHRNDRDRPRYNDRTRYVRRRESQR
- the LOC121983952 gene encoding pentatricopeptide repeat-containing protein At4g19220, mitochondrial-like, which translates into the protein MVMRALGRFAHGRNLPSTIPTSPLLLQSSRILKPSPISNVSNAILFHSHHLFDAMTEPTILSFRTLSLLKNNSFEPDHVNTVHCLSLKTNTLSDLSARTSLLTAYAGAQDLDSAVALFYETVTRDVILWNAIISAFVLNCHFRSSILLFQEMVEKFGEFDSTTLLIVLSAFSRTRNLKYATTLHGTIIKKSFCVDVNLCNALIDMYAKCDDISSSELVFKEMEVKDVASWNCMINGCTHNELPERSLYYFRKMRFLNVEEDSVSLLSVIAACSLLEELSIVGESVHGLAIKMGYQTVVTISNCLISLYFAHGHIEAAAMVFKGIINKNVVSWNSMVSGLLDNGQLNEAFIHFLEMQSKFMIQPDDTSLVAIIPSCGNSNLLYEGKSIHAFALRRGIEPLSSSVENSLLGMYMECGDVKSANNLFKWMPSKDIISWNTMISQLCQNSSLKEEAQILFRELLRSELRCNTISLMAIIPSCNCPEDLYFGKALHTCLIRYGFSHSVSAVNALMLMYINSGYLHASAILLDGILGISDVVSWNTLIVGYVQNGSYKDALRYFAFMHSFLPVKPDSITFVSALSACGHLALLFYGQSLHGLALKSLVDSDVSVKNALLTMYFRCNDSKSAEALFKVEGDRNVCTWNCMISGFVQNIEGGKSLKLFRSMEGVPNEFTIVSILCACTQLGDLRHGKEAHGYVFRFFLEENTFILSALVDMYSKCGRLDIASLVFESSKERSVASWNSMISAYGMHGEGRKSIELFTSMCKSAVKTTKSTFVALLSACRHCGLVNEGLKYFNDMSQKHGIEPNVEHCVHVIDMLGRTGRLTDAQELIEKLPFKEEPGVWGALLSACRDHGNLSIGKTAAQKLFCSEPENTGYYVTLSNLFANREMWNEAVKTRGLILERGLLKPPGCSVVEVLSG